Proteins from a genomic interval of Orbaceae bacterium lpD02:
- the xseB gene encoding exodeoxyribonuclease VII small subunit translates to MAKAQEKALAFEEILKELENVVSKLELGNLPLDEALNEFEKGVKLSKQGQVQLQNAEQRIQILLTESSEAELTDFANSEN, encoded by the coding sequence ATGGCTAAAGCGCAAGAAAAAGCACTCGCTTTTGAAGAGATACTCAAAGAACTAGAAAATGTCGTAAGTAAGTTAGAACTGGGTAATTTGCCTTTAGATGAAGCCTTAAATGAATTTGAAAAAGGGGTAAAATTATCTAAACAAGGTCAAGTACAGTTACAAAATGCTGAACAGCGTATTCAAATATTACTGACCGAAAGTAGCGAGGCTGAGTTAACTGACTTTGCTAATTCTGAGAATTAG
- the ispA gene encoding (2E,6E)-farnesyl diphosphate synthase: protein MDNSFIVLHEQYSQRINRLLTEYLANIDSSLLKEAMEYSLLAEGKRIRPFLVYATGQMFDCVLEKLDAPAAAIEAIHSYSLIHDDLPAMDNDELRRGRPTCHIKYGEATAILAGDALQSYGYSLIANIPNLSDNTKILMLKELSFASGVSGMCLGQSLDLQAEEKVITLDELELIHVHKTGALIKTAIRLGMFAAGDKAMQYQRELDNYAYCIGLAFQIQDDILDVIGNKNVMGKNQGVDKQLAKSTYTSLIGLENSIQACQRLYKQAIEALDKIPYNSHALTQLADFIITRNS from the coding sequence ATGGATAATTCATTTATTGTATTACATGAACAATATAGTCAAAGAATAAATAGATTACTGACTGAATATCTAGCCAATATTGATTCATCCTTATTAAAAGAAGCTATGGAGTATAGCTTGCTTGCTGAAGGAAAACGTATTCGGCCGTTTTTAGTTTATGCAACTGGACAAATGTTTGATTGCGTACTTGAAAAATTAGATGCTCCTGCCGCTGCAATTGAAGCTATTCACAGTTATTCTCTCATTCATGATGATCTGCCTGCAATGGATAATGACGAGCTAAGGCGCGGTAGGCCTACATGTCATATCAAATATGGTGAAGCAACCGCCATTCTAGCTGGAGATGCCTTGCAGTCTTACGGATATTCCTTAATTGCCAATATCCCTAACCTTTCTGACAACACTAAAATATTAATGCTGAAAGAGCTCTCTTTTGCTAGCGGCGTGTCAGGAATGTGTTTAGGCCAATCACTTGATCTGCAAGCTGAAGAGAAGGTAATTACCCTTGATGAGCTTGAGCTAATTCATGTTCATAAAACAGGCGCATTAATTAAAACGGCCATCCGTTTAGGTATGTTTGCTGCGGGCGATAAAGCTATGCAATATCAGCGAGAGCTTGATAATTATGCTTACTGTATTGGTCTTGCTTTTCAAATTCAAGACGATATTTTAGATGTTATTGGTAATAAAAATGTAATGGGTAAAAATCAGGGTGTTGATAAGCAACTTGCCAAAAGCACATATACCTCATTAATTGGTCTTGAAAATTCGATCCAAGCTTGCCAACGCCTTTACAAACAAGCTATCGAGGCATTAGATAAAATACCCTATAATAGTCATGCATTGACTCAATTAGCTGACTTTATTATTACTCGGAATAGTTGA
- a CDS encoding autotransporter assembly complex family protein has product MRRIILSIVLSLIVIATAVSAKLKLDVEGLSGALKDNVEARLSMIDEARINDTPYFKRYLESEIEKSLRALGYYNPTFSYSEPDDNRLVVTVDPGQPILIEGVDVDITGEGKNDKDYIYLLDHDLPKKGSILNHGEYDSFKKRLQSLALRKGYFDADMTKHQLAVSDVLHQAFWQIDFNTGQRYKFGPVTFSKSVIRESYLKNIVPFKLDEPYTADQLSLLSRRLSSTNWFSSVVVLPLFKDVGKDKVLPIHVITVPRKKNIVDVGLGYSSDNGARGKLSWNKPWLNDRGHSFQSDLVLSSPEQSITGVYKIPLYKSPLEDYYTIQGGYKKINNNDTDSNSYTVGVIRNWDSFEGWQKAIGLNAMYDNFTQASDSYDTFLLYPSFSFSRARSDGKLFPMWGDSQRYSLEVAAEDLASDINFVRFQLQQVWLRSFDDYNRFIVRGNFGFIQASNFDRVPPSFRFFAGGDRSIRGYSYQSISPEDKAGKLKGASKLITGSIEYQYNFTGAWWGATFVDSGEAIDKFDQTDFHTGVGVGLRWASPIGPIKFDVATPLNDSKKSIHFYIGLGSEL; this is encoded by the coding sequence GTGCGGAGAATTATTCTTTCAATTGTGTTATCGCTTATTGTGATAGCGACAGCGGTATCTGCTAAGCTTAAGCTTGATGTTGAAGGCTTATCCGGAGCATTGAAAGATAATGTTGAGGCACGTTTATCTATGATTGATGAGGCACGGATCAACGATACTCCTTATTTTAAGCGTTATTTAGAAAGTGAAATAGAAAAAAGCCTGCGAGCTTTAGGTTATTACAATCCAACATTTAGCTATAGTGAACCTGATGATAACCGCTTAGTCGTTACTGTTGACCCTGGACAGCCTATTTTAATCGAAGGCGTTGATGTTGATATTACTGGCGAAGGGAAAAACGATAAAGACTATATCTATTTATTAGATCATGATTTACCCAAAAAAGGCAGCATATTAAACCACGGCGAATATGATAGTTTTAAAAAACGATTGCAGAGTTTAGCGCTGCGTAAAGGTTATTTTGATGCTGATATGACAAAGCATCAATTAGCTGTCAGCGATGTTTTACATCAAGCTTTTTGGCAAATAGATTTTAATACTGGGCAACGATATAAATTTGGCCCAGTTACTTTTAGTAAATCGGTTATTCGCGAATCTTACTTAAAGAATATTGTTCCTTTTAAGCTAGATGAACCTTATACCGCCGATCAACTTTCATTACTAAGTCGCCGCTTATCTTCAACTAATTGGTTTAGCTCAGTTGTGGTATTACCCTTATTCAAAGATGTTGGTAAAGATAAAGTTTTACCGATACACGTAATTACTGTACCAAGGAAGAAAAATATAGTTGATGTCGGTCTCGGTTACTCTTCTGATAATGGTGCAAGAGGAAAACTTAGCTGGAATAAACCTTGGCTTAATGATCGAGGCCACAGTTTTCAAAGTGATCTAGTCTTGTCATCTCCTGAACAATCGATCACTGGTGTTTATAAAATTCCCCTCTATAAATCACCACTAGAAGATTACTATACCATCCAAGGCGGGTATAAAAAGATTAATAATAATGATACTGACTCTAATTCTTATACTGTTGGCGTTATTCGCAATTGGGATAGTTTTGAAGGCTGGCAAAAGGCGATAGGCTTGAATGCAATGTATGACAACTTTACCCAGGCCAGCGATAGTTATGATACTTTCTTACTATACCCTTCATTTAGTTTTTCTAGGGCGAGAAGTGATGGTAAATTATTCCCTATGTGGGGCGATTCACAACGTTACTCTTTAGAAGTTGCGGCAGAAGATCTGGCCTCTGATATTAATTTTGTGCGTTTCCAGTTACAACAAGTTTGGCTTCGTTCTTTTGATGATTATAACCGCTTTATTGTTAGAGGTAATTTTGGTTTTATTCAAGCGAGTAATTTTGATAGAGTTCCCCCTTCGTTTCGATTCTTTGCTGGGGGAGACAGAAGCATTCGCGGATACAGCTATCAATCAATATCTCCAGAGGATAAAGCTGGTAAGTTAAAAGGTGCGTCTAAATTAATAACAGGCTCTATCGAGTATCAATATAATTTTACTGGTGCATGGTGGGGAGCGACGTTTGTTGATAGTGGTGAAGCAATTGATAAATTTGACCAAACCGATTTTCACACGGGAGTTGGCGTCGGTTTGCGTTGGGCATCGCCAATTGGCCCGATTAAATTTGATGTCGCAACACCGCTTAATGATTCGAAAAAATCAATCCATTTTTATATTGGTTTAGGGTCGGAGCTATAG
- the hpt gene encoding hypoxanthine phosphoribosyltransferase — MKKHTVEVMISEADIKKRVQLLGQKISEDYKNSNNELVLIGLLRGSFIFMADLSRAITVGHEVDFMTASSYGSAMNSNRDVKILKDLDEDIRSKDVLIVEDIIDTGNTLSKVKELLELRGPRSLNICTLLDKPSRREVAVPVKYIGFSIPDEFVVGYGIDYAQHYRHLPYIGHVVIEE, encoded by the coding sequence ATGAAAAAACATACTGTAGAAGTGATGATATCTGAAGCAGATATTAAAAAAAGAGTCCAATTATTAGGACAGAAAATTAGTGAAGACTATAAAAATAGTAATAATGAATTAGTCTTGATTGGGCTATTGCGCGGTTCGTTTATTTTTATGGCTGATTTAAGCCGAGCAATAACTGTAGGCCATGAAGTCGATTTTATGACAGCTTCAAGCTATGGTAGCGCGATGAATAGTAATCGTGATGTCAAAATTTTAAAAGATCTTGACGAAGATATTCGCAGCAAAGATGTGTTAATCGTTGAGGATATTATCGATACGGGTAATACGCTAAGCAAAGTAAAAGAACTTCTTGAGCTACGAGGTCCAAGAAGTTTAAATATTTGTACTTTATTAGATAAGCCGTCTCGCCGTGAAGTTGCAGTGCCTGTTAAGTATATTGGATTCTCAATTCCAGATGAATTTGTGGTCGGTTATGGAATTGATTATGCACAGCATTATCGCCATCTTCCTTACATTGGGCATGTAGTAATCGAAGAATAG
- the dxs gene encoding 1-deoxy-D-xylulose-5-phosphate synthase: protein MNLDNYPLLKQVNSPKDLRHYSANQLLQITDELRRFLLNSVSRSSGHLASGLGVIELTVALHYVYNTPFDQLIWDVGHQAYPHKILTGRRDRMLTIRQKEGLHPFPWREESEYDVLSTGHSSTSISAALGIAVAEQQKTTGRKVACVIGDGALTAGMAFEAMNHAGHLKPDMLVIVNDNDMSISKNIGGLNQHLAKILSSRTYASLRESSKKVFSNIPPVKDFLKKTEEHLKGLVAPAILFEELGFNYIGPIDGHDLESLVTTLSKVRQLKGPQLLHVITQKGKGYAPAEKNPILWHGVPKFNPSEGTIDEKTNPFPTYSQIFGDWLCETAEQDKDLVAITAAMGEGSGMKKFAERYPRQFFDVAIAEQHAVTFAAGLAISGKKPVVAIYSTFLQRAYDQVIHDIAIQNLSVLFAVDRAGIVGADGPTHQGAFDISFLRCIPNLIIMAPSDASECRSMLDIGYRYSGPAVIRYPRGDAINSEQQPKQKIEIGKSKQVCQGNDIAILNFGSLLPEAIKSAELLGATVLDMRFIKPLDESAILQVAQTHSTLITLEENAIQGGAGSAVNEFILAKKLKCNVLNLGLPDEFIPQGSQTEIRDSLGLTADKLIEKIKLFINQ from the coding sequence ATGAACCTTGATAACTACCCATTACTAAAACAAGTTAATTCACCTAAAGACTTAAGGCACTATAGCGCTAACCAATTGTTGCAAATTACTGATGAATTGCGACGTTTTTTATTGAACAGTGTTAGCCGTTCAAGCGGCCATCTAGCTTCAGGCTTGGGAGTTATTGAACTAACGGTTGCATTACACTATGTATATAATACCCCATTTGATCAGTTAATTTGGGATGTCGGGCATCAGGCTTATCCGCACAAAATATTGACAGGTAGGCGTGATAGAATGTTGACTATCCGGCAAAAAGAAGGCCTACACCCTTTTCCATGGCGCGAAGAAAGTGAATATGATGTGCTAAGCACTGGTCACTCTTCGACGTCAATCAGTGCAGCATTAGGAATTGCGGTTGCTGAGCAACAAAAAACAACTGGTCGCAAAGTTGCTTGCGTTATTGGCGATGGAGCATTAACGGCAGGTATGGCATTTGAAGCAATGAATCATGCTGGCCATTTAAAACCGGACATGTTAGTTATTGTCAATGATAATGATATGTCAATTTCAAAAAATATCGGTGGGCTTAACCAACATTTAGCAAAAATCTTATCAAGCCGAACTTATGCATCATTGCGCGAAAGCAGTAAAAAGGTTTTTTCAAATATTCCTCCCGTTAAAGATTTTTTAAAAAAAACAGAGGAACATCTAAAAGGTTTAGTCGCACCCGCAATATTATTTGAAGAGCTCGGTTTTAACTATATAGGGCCGATCGATGGTCATGACTTAGAGAGTTTAGTTACTACATTAAGTAAAGTTAGGCAATTAAAAGGCCCACAGTTATTGCATGTTATTACCCAAAAAGGTAAAGGATATGCACCTGCTGAAAAGAACCCGATTCTTTGGCATGGCGTACCTAAATTTAACCCATCTGAAGGGACGATTGATGAAAAAACAAACCCGTTCCCTACTTACTCGCAAATATTTGGTGACTGGTTGTGCGAAACAGCCGAGCAAGATAAAGACTTAGTTGCCATTACCGCGGCCATGGGAGAAGGCTCTGGTATGAAAAAATTTGCTGAACGTTATCCTCGCCAATTTTTTGATGTTGCGATTGCAGAGCAGCATGCAGTAACTTTTGCCGCTGGACTTGCAATTAGCGGCAAAAAACCTGTTGTCGCTATTTATTCTACTTTTTTACAACGTGCTTATGATCAAGTGATTCACGATATCGCGATTCAAAATTTATCAGTATTATTTGCAGTTGATCGTGCAGGAATTGTTGGAGCAGATGGACCAACTCACCAAGGTGCATTTGATATTAGCTTTCTACGTTGTATTCCCAACCTTATTATTATGGCACCTAGTGATGCAAGCGAATGTCGTAGTATGTTAGATATAGGATACCGTTATTCAGGCCCTGCGGTTATTCGCTACCCAAGAGGGGATGCCATTAATAGTGAACAACAACCAAAGCAAAAAATAGAGATAGGGAAAAGTAAGCAAGTTTGCCAAGGCAACGATATAGCTATTCTTAATTTTGGTTCATTGCTGCCCGAAGCAATAAAATCAGCTGAGCTACTTGGGGCGACTGTACTTGATATGCGATTTATAAAACCACTAGATGAGTCGGCAATTTTACAAGTCGCACAAACACATTCAACCCTAATTACTTTAGAAGAAAATGCAATACAAGGCGGCGCAGGTAGTGCTGTGAATGAATTTATTCTAGCGAAAAAACTTAAATGCAATGTGTTAAATTTGGGGTTACCTGATGAATTTATACCGCAAGGCTCACAAACAGAAATACGCGATAGCCTCGGCTTAACGGCCGACAAGCTAATAGAAAAAATAAAATTATTTATAAATCAATAG